In Nonomuraea sp. NBC_00507, the following are encoded in one genomic region:
- a CDS encoding AfsR/SARP family transcriptional regulator translates to MVDLPNFGILGPLLVRTPEQIVRIAGKKPKLLLASLLLEANQVVGSDVLIEILWPANPPSSAVANLRTYVSSLRPAVTEAGARIVAHPSGYAIEPATEQLDVLLFEDLVGRARAAQSAGEAAGHLRAALALWRGNPLGDLPASPLWDGRLRALAHARLGAAEALVAAKMAGEEYASAIEDLRELIAEHPYREDLWQQLILALHRSGRRAEALHAYTTIRRQLIDELGIEPGQDLRDAHAAVLAGDPPPDPAGALVAAKSGHALPAPHQLPADMPDFTGRTDAVAALTGALSPRDQAADGPPAIAVVVGPPGVGKSALAVHCAHAVRAHYPEGQLHLCLGSTGQTPADPGDLLAEALRALGVPEAALPASAHERATLYRSLLAERPMLVFLDDAADAAQVRALLPGSGSSVLVTSRRRITELPGALLLELDVLSPEEGEELLGRIAGADRVAAERAAALAILESCGHLPLAIRVAGARLAGRPGWSLDVLRQRLADEATRLDELSAGDLEVRASFDLSYRRLPGEAAQALRTFGLLGPASVPGWVADAVLDRHRADAVVDTLVDVSLLRLVGTDPLGQPRYRLPDLVRCTAREKAGGEVEREALTRVLGGWMSAAEHATSRLPTTLFSMTSQAAPRWSLERETLGRLTADPLSWFDAERESLVDAVRLAAGAGLVQSAWGLAATLVPYFDLHCRLDDWQTTHRIALDSARAAGDRRGEAAMLRGLGQVCLYQDRYAEADEMVRKARVIFRELGDTRGEAISICGLGAVNQFSGRHLRALGYFRHALAMFLAVNDTSGEAYARQAIGRVYLSLQDLGQASRWLGEALRLAGELGDTHREGCVSMHLGRLPDLAAEPDQAMRYQGRALDIFETLGDRHCGAYALQGLGGLRAARGDRSHGGDELRRSLEIFQQLGDRSGEAAAFQALGDLYRSSGRTALASHYFHRALELRRRLRELSRDSLGTSPAG, encoded by the coding sequence GTGGTTGACCTGCCGAATTTCGGCATTCTCGGGCCTTTGCTGGTCCGGACGCCGGAACAAATCGTCCGCATCGCCGGTAAGAAACCCAAACTGCTGCTCGCCTCGCTATTGCTGGAGGCGAACCAGGTGGTCGGCTCGGACGTGCTCATCGAGATCCTGTGGCCGGCGAACCCCCCGTCGTCGGCCGTGGCGAATCTGCGTACCTACGTGAGCTCTCTGCGCCCCGCCGTGACCGAGGCGGGGGCGCGGATCGTGGCGCACCCCTCCGGGTACGCGATCGAGCCGGCGACCGAGCAGTTGGACGTGCTGCTGTTCGAGGACCTGGTGGGCCGGGCTCGGGCGGCGCAGAGCGCAGGTGAGGCGGCAGGGCACCTTCGGGCCGCGCTGGCGCTGTGGCGCGGCAACCCCTTGGGCGACCTGCCTGCCAGCCCGCTGTGGGACGGGCGGCTACGCGCGCTGGCCCATGCGCGGCTCGGCGCGGCCGAGGCGCTGGTGGCCGCGAAGATGGCCGGCGAGGAGTACGCCTCGGCGATCGAGGACCTGCGGGAGCTGATCGCCGAGCACCCCTACCGGGAAGATCTGTGGCAGCAGCTGATCCTCGCGCTGCATCGCAGCGGGCGGCGGGCCGAGGCGCTGCACGCCTACACCACGATCCGGCGGCAGCTGATCGACGAGCTCGGCATCGAGCCGGGGCAGGACCTGCGTGACGCGCACGCCGCCGTGCTCGCCGGCGACCCTCCTCCGGACCCTGCCGGTGCGCTGGTCGCGGCGAAGTCCGGGCACGCCCTTCCCGCGCCTCATCAGTTACCTGCCGACATGCCCGACTTCACCGGCAGGACCGATGCCGTCGCCGCGCTCACCGGCGCGCTTTCTCCTCGAGACCAGGCGGCGGACGGGCCGCCGGCGATCGCCGTAGTGGTGGGCCCGCCGGGGGTGGGCAAGTCGGCGCTGGCCGTCCACTGCGCCCACGCCGTACGAGCGCACTACCCCGAGGGCCAGCTGCACCTGTGCCTGGGCAGCACCGGCCAGACCCCCGCCGACCCCGGCGACCTGCTGGCCGAGGCCTTGCGTGCGCTGGGCGTGCCGGAGGCGGCCCTGCCGGCGTCGGCGCACGAGCGGGCCACGCTATACCGTTCCCTGCTGGCCGAGCGCCCGATGCTGGTCTTCCTCGACGACGCCGCCGACGCCGCCCAGGTGCGCGCGCTGCTGCCCGGCAGCGGCAGCTCGGTGCTCGTGACGAGCCGGCGGCGCATCACCGAGCTGCCCGGGGCGCTGCTGCTGGAACTGGACGTGCTGTCGCCGGAGGAGGGCGAGGAGCTGCTGGGCCGGATCGCCGGCGCCGACCGGGTGGCCGCGGAACGGGCGGCCGCGCTGGCGATCCTGGAGTCGTGCGGGCACCTGCCGCTGGCGATCCGGGTCGCCGGGGCGCGCCTGGCCGGACGGCCCGGCTGGTCGCTCGACGTGCTGCGGCAGCGGCTGGCGGACGAGGCGACCAGGCTCGACGAGCTGTCCGCCGGCGACCTGGAGGTACGCGCCTCCTTCGACCTGAGCTACCGCCGGCTGCCGGGCGAGGCGGCCCAGGCATTGCGCACGTTCGGCTTGCTCGGCCCGGCGTCCGTGCCCGGCTGGGTGGCCGACGCCGTGCTCGACCGGCACCGCGCGGACGCCGTCGTGGACACGCTGGTGGACGTGAGCCTCCTGCGGCTGGTCGGCACCGACCCCCTGGGCCAGCCGCGTTACCGCCTGCCCGACCTGGTCCGCTGCACCGCCAGGGAGAAGGCGGGCGGGGAGGTCGAACGCGAGGCGCTCACCCGCGTCCTCGGCGGGTGGATGTCGGCCGCAGAGCACGCCACGTCCCGTCTGCCGACCACGCTGTTCAGCATGACGTCGCAGGCGGCGCCCCGCTGGAGCCTGGAGCGCGAGACCCTCGGCCGGCTGACCGCCGACCCGCTGTCCTGGTTCGACGCCGAGCGCGAGTCGCTGGTGGACGCGGTGCGCCTGGCGGCCGGTGCCGGGCTGGTGCAATCGGCGTGGGGGCTCGCCGCGACGCTCGTGCCGTACTTCGACCTGCACTGCCGCCTCGACGACTGGCAGACCACCCACCGGATCGCGCTCGACAGCGCCCGCGCGGCCGGCGACCGCCGCGGCGAGGCCGCCATGTTACGCGGGCTCGGCCAGGTCTGCCTCTACCAGGACCGGTACGCCGAAGCCGACGAAATGGTACGGAAGGCCCGGGTGATCTTCCGCGAGCTGGGCGACACGCGCGGCGAGGCGATCTCGATCTGCGGGCTGGGGGCGGTCAACCAGTTCTCGGGCCGGCACCTGCGGGCGCTGGGCTACTTCCGGCACGCGCTGGCCATGTTCCTGGCGGTGAACGACACGAGCGGGGAGGCGTACGCGCGCCAGGCGATCGGCCGGGTGTACCTGTCGCTGCAGGACCTCGGGCAGGCCTCCCGGTGGCTCGGCGAGGCGCTGCGGCTGGCCGGGGAGCTCGGCGACACCCACCGCGAGGGCTGCGTGTCCATGCACCTGGGCCGCCTGCCTGACCTGGCCGCCGAACCCGACCAGGCGATGCGCTACCAGGGCCGGGCGCTGGACATCTTCGAGACGCTGGGCGACCGGCACTGCGGTGCGTACGCCCTGCAGGGCCTGGGCGGCCTCCGGGCGGCCCGCGGCGACCGATCGCACGGCGGCGATGAGCTGCGGCGCTCGCTGGAGATCTTCCAGCAGCTGGGCGACCGCAGCGGCGAGGCGGCCGCCTTCCAGGCGCTCGGCGACCTGTATCGCTCCTCCGGCCGCACCGCGCTGGCCTCCCACTACTTCCACCGCGCCCTGGAACTGCGCCGCCGGCTGCGCGAACTCAGCCGAGATTCCCTTGGTACGTCTCCAGCCGGCTGA
- a CDS encoding M23 family metallopeptidase yields MRPRGVLTVGFFLVAGLMSGQVAVAGPLAPTPAPSSTPSPKPDPNDPPDTVEVPPVSTLATPAFHLPFPCGQSWTGNSSNSSAHRSYEIDFNRGSTADADLGDTVVAAAAGTVVISAHQGSANGFGNLVKIDHGGGWQTFYAHLNVRSVSAGARVSQGQKIGTLGKTSKPGNNISPHLHYEVRQGTGYPGNIRKAVFNGVTFGYPNQTLTSKNACGGGGGGGTNPHTPQEVCGSGYKVIDSAALGTAGTAYLLYNTGNGNNCVATIKKTSLGTASAASAFLEVEGKPRVTDSGNFAYYAGPVRAAAAGKCVKWGGKAGSATYTSPFEHCG; encoded by the coding sequence ATGAGACCCAGAGGGGTGCTTACGGTGGGGTTCTTCCTGGTGGCCGGACTCATGTCGGGCCAGGTCGCCGTCGCGGGACCGCTCGCGCCGACGCCGGCACCGTCTTCCACGCCGTCCCCCAAGCCGGACCCGAACGACCCGCCGGACACCGTCGAGGTCCCGCCCGTGTCGACCCTGGCGACGCCGGCCTTCCATCTGCCCTTCCCGTGCGGCCAGAGCTGGACGGGCAACTCCAGCAACAGCAGCGCCCACCGGTCGTACGAGATCGACTTCAACCGGGGCAGCACGGCCGACGCCGACCTCGGCGACACCGTCGTCGCCGCCGCGGCCGGCACCGTGGTCATCTCGGCGCACCAGGGCTCGGCCAACGGCTTCGGCAACCTGGTCAAGATCGACCACGGGGGCGGCTGGCAGACGTTCTACGCGCACCTGAACGTGCGCTCGGTGAGCGCGGGCGCCCGGGTCAGCCAGGGCCAGAAGATCGGCACGCTCGGCAAGACCAGCAAGCCGGGCAACAACATCAGCCCCCACCTGCACTACGAGGTGCGCCAGGGCACCGGCTACCCCGGCAACATCCGCAAGGCCGTCTTCAACGGCGTCACCTTCGGCTACCCGAACCAGACCCTGACCTCCAAGAACGCCTGCGGCGGCGGTGGCGGCGGTGGCACGAACCCGCACACGCCCCAGGAGGTGTGCGGCAGCGGCTACAAGGTGATCGACTCCGCGGCGCTGGGCACGGCGGGCACCGCCTACCTGCTGTACAACACCGGCAACGGCAACAACTGCGTGGCGACGATCAAGAAGACGTCGCTCGGCACCGCCTCGGCGGCCAGCGCCTTCCTGGAGGTCGAGGGCAAGCCCCGGGTGACCGACAGCGGCAACTTCGCCTACTACGCCGGACCGGTCCGCGCGGCCGCGGCCGGCAAGTGCGTCAAGTGGGGCGGCAAGGCCGGCTCGGCCACCTACACCAGTCCGTTCGAGCACTGCGGCTGA
- a CDS encoding N-acetylmuramoyl-L-alanine amidase: MQPRFRRSALVLAGALLPLPLLMGQATAAADPIAGAFAKAATTYDVPRDLLVSLAYAETHLDGHDGAPSASGGYGVMHLVSNPKADALARAATLTGQSVAKLKSDDAANIAGGAAVLRAHADDLGVSAAARKDPAQWYQAVATYGNASSPDVARLYADTVYDLMAEGVQATTPDGETVTVQPRAVEPQRGPYAKAKDLDGPAALAANTDYPGARWVPAHSSNYAVSHRPTSDTIDRIVIHVTQGSYAGAISWFQNGPRANPSSAHYVIRSSDGAITQMVREKDRAFHAGSFNRRSVGIEHEGFVDNATWFTDAMYRASAALTRNIADRYGIPKDRTHIVGHHAVPGTDHTDPGPHWNWTTYMQYVTGSGGGGGGGANPHTPESVCGSGYKVIDSAALGTAGTVFLLYNTANGNNCVATIKKTSLGTATATSAYLEVEGKPRVTDSGSFAYYAGPVRAAAADKCVKWGGKAGTATYTSPFEHCG; this comes from the coding sequence GTGCAGCCCCGATTCCGCCGCTCAGCCCTGGTGCTGGCCGGCGCGTTACTGCCGCTCCCGCTGCTCATGGGCCAGGCGACCGCGGCCGCCGACCCGATCGCCGGCGCGTTCGCCAAGGCGGCCACCACCTACGACGTACCCCGTGACCTGCTGGTGTCGCTGGCGTACGCCGAGACCCACCTGGACGGGCACGACGGCGCGCCCAGCGCGAGCGGCGGCTACGGCGTGATGCACCTGGTCAGCAACCCCAAGGCGGATGCGCTGGCCCGCGCGGCCACGCTCACGGGCCAGAGCGTCGCGAAGCTGAAGAGCGACGACGCGGCCAACATCGCCGGCGGCGCCGCCGTGCTCCGCGCCCACGCCGACGACCTCGGGGTGAGCGCCGCCGCCCGCAAGGACCCGGCGCAGTGGTACCAGGCGGTCGCCACGTACGGCAACGCCTCCTCGCCCGACGTCGCCCGCCTGTACGCGGACACGGTCTACGACCTGATGGCCGAGGGCGTGCAAGCCACCACCCCGGACGGCGAGACCGTCACGGTGCAGCCGCGTGCCGTCGAGCCGCAGCGCGGCCCGTACGCGAAGGCCAAGGACCTGGACGGACCCGCCGCGTTGGCCGCGAACACGGACTACCCGGGCGCCAGGTGGGTGCCGGCGCACAGCAGCAACTACGCGGTCTCCCATCGCCCCACCAGCGACACGATCGACCGCATCGTCATCCACGTGACGCAGGGTTCGTATGCCGGGGCGATCTCCTGGTTCCAGAACGGTCCCCGAGCGAACCCGTCCTCCGCGCACTACGTCATCCGCTCCTCCGACGGTGCCATCACCCAGATGGTCAGGGAGAAGGACCGGGCCTTCCACGCCGGTAGCTTCAACAGGCGTTCGGTCGGCATCGAGCACGAGGGCTTCGTGGACAACGCGACGTGGTTCACCGACGCCATGTACCGGGCCTCTGCCGCGCTGACCCGCAACATCGCCGACCGGTACGGCATCCCGAAGGACCGCACCCACATCGTGGGCCACCACGCCGTCCCCGGCACCGACCACACCGACCCGGGCCCGCACTGGAACTGGACCACGTACATGCAGTACGTCACCGGCAGCGGCGGTGGCGGTGGCGGCGGCGCCAACCCGCACACGCCGGAGTCGGTTTGCGGCAGCGGCTACAAAGTGATCGATTCGGCGGCGCTGGGCACGGCCGGCACCGTGTTCCTGCTGTACAACACGGCCAATGGCAACAACTGCGTGGCGACGATCAAGAAGACGTCGCTCGGCACGGCCACCGCCACCAGCGCGTACCTGGAGGTCGAGGGCAAGCCCCGGGTGACCGACAGCGGCAGCTTCGCCTACTACGCCGGACCAGTCCGGGCTGCCGCGGCGGACAAGTGCGTCAAGTGGGGCGGCAAGGCCGGCACGGCCACGTACACGAGCCCCTTCGAGCACTGCGGCTGA
- a CDS encoding glycoside hydrolase family 43 protein, with product MYDNPVIGGFHPDPSVCRVGEDYYLVCSSFEYVPGVPIFHGRDLVHWRQIGNVLDRPSQLSLPAEASASGGIYAPTIRHHDGRFYLITTNVDGSGTFIVTADRPQGPWSDPVWIDLPGVDPDLAWDEDGSCWSAVSGNQVARIDPEEGKILEGPYPIWSGTGGKYPEAPHLYQVDGWWYLLMSEGGTERGHAVSIARARSPRGPFEAGPVNPILTHRGTARPIQSTGHADLVQAADGSWWMVLLGTRPRGHSPDFHVLGRETFLIPVTWVDGWPVAGPVEERLPAPAAWHPFPEAPARDDFDDETPAPCWVSPRSRPDGSWSLTERPGWLTLHATGPTLDRPGHTFIGRRQQHHDCRVTARLDPGPSSRAGLSVRMDEAHHYDLEVSDGQARLIARIGPLRQCVAQHPVPPGPLTLAIDIRTHDILPPTATGPVAGPVGVEARGPDTIAFSANDVLLAELDGRYVSTEVATGFTGRVIGMYATEGSAAFDWFTYDAGAGGS from the coding sequence ATGTACGACAACCCGGTGATCGGCGGGTTCCATCCGGACCCGAGCGTGTGCCGGGTCGGCGAGGACTACTACCTCGTCTGCTCCAGCTTCGAGTACGTCCCCGGCGTGCCGATCTTCCACGGCCGCGACCTCGTGCACTGGCGGCAGATCGGCAACGTGCTCGACCGGCCCTCGCAGCTCTCCCTGCCCGCTGAGGCGTCCGCCTCCGGCGGGATCTACGCGCCCACCATCCGGCACCATGACGGCCGGTTCTACCTGATCACGACGAACGTCGACGGCAGCGGCACCTTTATTGTGACCGCCGACCGGCCGCAAGGCCCCTGGTCCGACCCCGTCTGGATCGATCTGCCCGGCGTCGACCCCGACCTGGCCTGGGACGAGGACGGCTCGTGCTGGAGCGCCGTCTCCGGGAACCAGGTCGCGCGCATCGACCCGGAGGAAGGCAAGATCCTGGAGGGGCCGTACCCCATCTGGTCGGGCACCGGCGGGAAATATCCTGAAGCGCCGCACCTGTATCAGGTGGACGGCTGGTGGTACTTGCTGATGTCCGAGGGTGGCACCGAACGCGGCCACGCCGTCTCCATCGCCCGCGCCCGCTCGCCCCGCGGCCCCTTCGAAGCCGGGCCGGTCAACCCGATCCTCACCCACCGCGGCACCGCGCGGCCGATCCAGAGCACCGGGCACGCCGACCTCGTGCAGGCCGCCGACGGCAGCTGGTGGATGGTGCTGCTGGGCACCCGGCCGCGCGGCCACAGCCCCGACTTCCACGTCCTCGGCCGGGAGACCTTCCTCATCCCGGTCACGTGGGTGGACGGCTGGCCGGTGGCGGGACCGGTGGAGGAACGCCTTCCCGCGCCGGCCGCCTGGCACCCGTTCCCCGAAGCGCCGGCCCGGGACGACTTCGACGACGAGACGCCGGCGCCGTGCTGGGTCTCGCCGCGCAGCCGCCCCGACGGCTCCTGGTCGCTGACCGAACGGCCCGGCTGGCTCACCCTGCACGCCACGGGGCCGACACTGGACCGCCCTGGGCACACCTTCATCGGCCGCCGCCAGCAGCACCACGACTGCCGCGTCACCGCCCGGCTCGATCCCGGCCCGTCGTCGCGGGCGGGGCTGTCGGTGCGGATGGACGAAGCCCACCACTACGACCTGGAGGTGAGCGACGGGCAGGCGCGGCTGATCGCCCGGATCGGTCCGCTGCGGCAGTGCGTGGCCCAGCACCCCGTGCCGCCCGGGCCGCTCACGCTCGCCATCGACATCCGCACCCACGACATCCTGCCGCCGACCGCGACCGGGCCGGTCGCCGGACCGGTGGGCGTCGAGGCGCGCGGGCCGGACACCATCGCCTTCTCCGCCAACGACGTGCTGCTCGCCGAGCTGGACGGTCGGTACGTGTCCACGGAGGTGGCCACCGGCTTCACGGGGCGGGTCATCGGCATGTACGCCACCGAGGGCAGCGCCGCCTTCGACTGGTTCACCTACGACGCGGGTGCCGGCGGTTCGTGA
- a CDS encoding glycoside hydrolase family 3 N-terminal domain-containing protein: MRGQVPNDTSPATGEPAPWQDARLSPAERAAALVPLMTLEEKVAQLVGVWVGADASGGGVAPHQSDMTGVEWNEVIRHGLGQLTRPFGTAPVDPVAGARSLAASQEEIMAASRFGIPAQVHEECLTGFAAWKATVYPAPLSWGASFDPELVEEVAGQVGRSLRAAGVHQGLAPVVDVTRDYRWGRTEETIGEDPYLVGTIGAAYVRGIEGAGVVATLKHFAGYAASRGGRNHAPAAMGRRELADTVLPPFEMALRLGGARSVMNSYAEIDGLPVAADQELLTGLLRGEWGFSGTLVSDYFAIRFLERLHGVAADGGDAARLALRAGIDVELPTVDTFGAPLIEAVKAGDVDEALIDRALLRVLMQKAEQGLLDPNWKALPEDVEGLRLDDETGQDLALRLARESIVLLRNTGGILPLAAGRRVALVGPVADDPMAMLGCYTFPAHVGPHPEHGLGVDIPSLREALGEMVPDLAYAAGCDITGDDTSRIAAAAAVAAEADVCVLAVGDRAGLFGRGTSGEGCDATDLRLPGVQSELVRAVLATGTPVVLVLLAGRPYALDAEADAAAAVVYGFFPGQRGGQALAEVLTGAVNPSGRLPVSVLRDAGGLPSTYLSPPLGRRSEVSSVDPTPAYPFGHGLGYTTFDWSDAGVRGPAEWPVDGEVTVEITVRNTGSRPGTEVVQLYLHDPVAQATRPVVRLVGYVRVPLEPGRAARVSFTVPADITSFTGVRGRRVVEPGDVELRFGRSSAETAASVPLRLTGAEREVGHHRKLLATAGVTPEGAG, translated from the coding sequence ATGAGGGGCCAGGTACCAAACGACACGAGCCCGGCGACCGGTGAGCCCGCGCCGTGGCAGGACGCGCGGCTGTCGCCCGCCGAGCGGGCCGCCGCGCTCGTCCCGCTCATGACGCTGGAGGAGAAGGTGGCCCAGCTCGTCGGCGTGTGGGTCGGCGCCGATGCCTCAGGGGGAGGCGTCGCGCCGCACCAATCCGACATGACGGGCGTGGAGTGGAACGAGGTCATCCGTCACGGGCTGGGCCAGTTGACCCGCCCGTTCGGGACCGCGCCGGTCGATCCCGTCGCCGGCGCCCGCTCGCTGGCGGCCTCCCAGGAAGAGATCATGGCGGCCAGCCGGTTCGGGATTCCGGCGCAGGTGCACGAGGAGTGCCTGACCGGGTTCGCCGCCTGGAAGGCGACCGTCTACCCGGCGCCGCTCAGCTGGGGCGCGTCCTTCGACCCCGAGCTCGTCGAGGAGGTGGCCGGGCAGGTGGGCCGGTCGCTGCGGGCCGCGGGCGTGCACCAGGGTCTCGCCCCGGTCGTGGACGTGACCAGGGACTACCGCTGGGGCCGTACCGAGGAGACGATCGGTGAGGACCCGTACCTCGTCGGCACCATCGGTGCGGCCTACGTGCGCGGCATCGAGGGCGCCGGCGTCGTGGCCACGCTGAAGCACTTCGCCGGATACGCCGCCTCCCGCGGCGGCCGCAACCACGCCCCTGCGGCGATGGGCCGCCGCGAGCTCGCCGACACCGTGCTGCCGCCGTTCGAGATGGCCCTGCGCCTGGGCGGCGCCCGGTCGGTCATGAACTCCTATGCCGAGATCGACGGCCTGCCCGTGGCCGCCGACCAGGAGCTGCTGACCGGGCTGCTGCGCGGCGAATGGGGGTTCTCCGGCACGCTCGTCTCCGACTACTTCGCGATCCGGTTCCTGGAGCGGCTGCACGGCGTCGCCGCCGACGGCGGGGACGCGGCGAGGCTCGCCCTGCGGGCCGGGATCGACGTCGAGCTGCCGACGGTCGACACGTTCGGCGCCCCTCTGATCGAGGCGGTGAAGGCCGGCGACGTCGACGAGGCGCTCATCGACCGCGCCCTGCTCCGGGTGCTCATGCAGAAGGCCGAGCAGGGTCTCCTCGACCCCAATTGGAAAGCGCTTCCCGAGGACGTCGAAGGGCTGCGCCTCGACGACGAGACCGGCCAGGACCTCGCGTTGCGGCTGGCACGGGAGTCCATCGTCCTGCTCCGCAACACCGGCGGGATCCTGCCGCTGGCCGCCGGGCGGCGCGTCGCTCTCGTGGGTCCGGTCGCCGACGACCCGATGGCGATGCTCGGCTGCTACACCTTCCCGGCGCACGTGGGCCCGCACCCCGAGCACGGGCTCGGGGTGGACATCCCGTCGCTGCGCGAGGCCCTCGGCGAGATGGTCCCGGACCTGGCGTACGCGGCGGGCTGCGACATCACCGGAGACGACACCTCCCGCATCGCCGCCGCGGCCGCCGTGGCCGCGGAAGCGGACGTGTGCGTGCTGGCCGTCGGCGACCGGGCCGGACTGTTCGGGCGCGGCACTTCCGGCGAGGGCTGCGACGCGACCGACCTGCGCCTGCCCGGCGTGCAGTCCGAGCTCGTGCGGGCCGTGCTCGCCACCGGCACCCCCGTGGTGCTGGTGCTGCTGGCCGGCCGCCCGTACGCGCTGGACGCGGAGGCCGACGCGGCCGCGGCCGTCGTCTACGGCTTCTTCCCCGGCCAGCGGGGCGGCCAGGCCCTCGCCGAGGTGCTCACCGGCGCGGTCAACCCGTCCGGGCGGCTGCCGGTCAGCGTGCTCCGCGACGCCGGCGGCCTGCCGTCGACGTACCTGTCGCCGCCGCTGGGCCGGCGCTCGGAGGTGTCGTCCGTGGACCCGACGCCCGCGTACCCGTTCGGGCATGGGCTCGGCTACACCACGTTCGACTGGAGCGACGCGGGCGTGCGGGGACCGGCCGAGTGGCCGGTCGACGGCGAGGTCACCGTCGAGATCACGGTGCGCAACACCGGCTCGCGGCCCGGCACGGAGGTCGTGCAGCTGTATCTGCACGACCCGGTCGCGCAGGCGACCAGGCCGGTGGTGCGCCTGGTCGGCTACGTCCGCGTCCCGCTGGAGCCGGGGCGGGCCGCACGCGTGTCCTTCACGGTCCCGGCCGACATCACGTCCTTCACCGGGGTCCGCGGCCGGCGCGTCGTCGAGCCCGGCGACGTCGAGCTGCGCTTCGGCCGCTCCAGCGCCGAGACGGCGGCGAGCGTGCCGTTGCGGCTGACCGGCGCCGAACGCGAGGTCGGGCACCACAGAAAGCTGCTGGCCACAGCAGGCGTCACACCGGAGGGCGCGGGATGA